The Sebastes umbrosus isolate fSebUmb1 chromosome 4, fSebUmb1.pri, whole genome shotgun sequence genomic sequence CACAAAATGTGTGTCTGATCTCGTTATATGCTCTCCCTTCATCtggaaaatatttatttctgaagaaaatagttatttatattttttatatagctAGAAAATATCATTATCATGAGCTAAATGCCACCCCATCACTACTATTATCTTCATATTACAATCCCACCCCTTTCCTATTTTACacagattaattaaaaaatatattttttatggttgtcagcctgttgttttctgtcattgttgatatttttctgtttacataTTTGTGTCCATGTCTACTCTTGAACGTTTTTTGACGTTGTTTATATGTCGTTAAGGTGACCAGCTTATTTgaccctgcttttttttttttttttaagtaatatgGTTTGActaagattatgattattatttgtattatcacttttcttttccttcactggctattaatttgaaaaagaatgaaaacaaagtaAGTAAAATGTCATTATCATCAACGGACATGAAATGTACCCCTAATTAGAGAATGACTGAAATgctactcattgtgcctttaaataTAACAGTATCTGAGCCATGTCTAGCTACTGTGTTTGCATTTTGTACTGACCGAGCACCCCAACCCGCCCATTCTGTGCTTTTTCCACATTTCTATTGCAGTGAAAAGCAGTCATTAGAGCTTCACTGCATTTTGTTTATATCTAGAAGAATGTTCTCGTGCACACATGATCACAACTGATCACACATTAGGTTAGAAAGAGACATGAAATCTAGTCAGTTTACTGAGTTCCACTGGAGAGACAACAAGCGCTGTATCGTGCTGCAAGTCAACGAAACCCACCTTTAAACCAATCTATAGAACCAACTCTGAAATCAATCTGTGTGTAAGGTAAGTTACTCTTCTGTTCTCTTTGATGTAGCAACATTTTGAGCTTCTAAAATCTTGTAACTTACAACCagaggagggaagaagagagaaatatacaattattattaagATCTATTTAGTCAGTCATTGAAAGTAGCCACATATTTTCCCTTATTGTAAATTTAATTGAGGTAAAAAAGTCAGAGATAATCTATTTTTCTTCAACActttgaaatatacagtattttgtatgtatatgtagctacatacttctgagacattatagctggtcctaaaaaaaaaaaaactactggaAAACTAAATATAGataaactaaacctttctgaaaaaactgaaactgaaactgaaaaaacTAGTAAACAccctctgaaaactaactagaactaaactaaaatgaaattgaaaagtcaaaactaaaataaaataaaagactgaaaattcaaaactattatagcCTTGGTCGGAAGTTATGTTAAACGGCAATATTAGGCTATCAACTGTTGAGTGTCTATggcaggggtcggcaacctttactatcaaaagagccattttaggcaaaaacattTGAGCCTAtggtctaagtatatagtatataagtctaatgcaatgagggcccaagtgcaaatgtacggcGGAGTagtagggccacattgagggaaaaaaatcggagatttcgagaataaagtcataatattaagagaaaaaagtcgtaatgttacgtgaataaagtcgtacttcacaagaaaaaaagttatatagcgagaaaaaagtcagaagtttatgagaataaagtcataactttacgggaaacatttttttaatattacgagaataaagtcataactttacgagaaaaagagaaaataacactaaaattactactttatatgatgactttattctcgaaatctcagctttatttttctcctcaacgtggccctaatactccgtcgtaccgtcgtaccatagacctacaacaataataaatacaattgaaaatgtaataaaaaaaaaagttattcatttacactaattctttttaaaatccacagggagcgcTAGGGGGTTGAGGAGGTGCCTTTTTCTAAGCCTTGTCTGAGGGGAGACCCACAGTCCCAGACTTCTGAAACTCCTGCTTTAGGTTATCCTGGCAAAAATGATAAGCTGCCTCTTGTGCTTTAATGTAACACAACAGAGTCAATTTTTATTCtggaagacaaaacaaagcTTGCAAACAGTCCAGATGTTGTTGGGCTTTTACTGCCAAGCTATATGGTAGCTGTTCTTAGGTCCAGGTGTCACTACTCTCACTTGAACAAAGCAAGAAAGGCATCCTATGGGGAGTGCATCAAGAGTGTGTTCATAAAGACAACACACAAGAAGTAGAGTGAAACTGActgtaataaattataaaagatTCATTGATTTGTTGTGTAAGCAACTTTAGAATGAGAACCATTATACAAACTCCTTCAGACAGATTATTCCTACTTGTGTCAAAAATAACATTCgatctaaataaaataaaatgtgagccAAGAAAACAGCttgtaaaaacaaacttttaatTGGTTGTTGAAATTCTTACCTCAAGAGAATCTTAGAGAACTTGTGAAATCTTAAGCACCATCTTGAAACACCGTATACAGCAGGTAGGCTACTTGCTATATTCATTatatacagaaaaataaaaatgtcctaTTACCATCGTGTGACCACCAATACCCAGCGGTCCATTGGTGGCCTGTGCAGCTTGTCACTGAAAGGCAAACTGGAAGTAGGGAacgtgtttttttaatgtgacaACTCTGGGTGAAAAGCACAGTAACACTacaaaagaaaactaaatgatgaCAGAGGGATCTTGGAATAGATACTTAAAATGATCAGTCGTGAGAATACTCCATGCCATCCTTCATCAATCCATCtacaacaaaatgataatatCTAACATTAACAACcattgtttttatctaacagaATGTGGTGGTTtactacttaaaaaaaaaaaaaaaaaaaatcagaacatGAATCCTCCGCAGGCGCCAGGAGTCTTCTGTTCTTGAGTTAGGTGAAATGTTCAAAACACTGCTGACACTTGTTGCCTGAATGTGTaacagagtgagtgtgtgtgtgtgtgtgtgtgtgtgtgtgtgtgtgtgtgtgtgtgtgtcatttcttAGTGCCGGGGGCCACCCGGTCGTTGAAGAGGGGCACCTGATCAgaaggagaaaacaaaacaatgtacacaatgAGGTTAAATTGAGTCCTAAGATCATTaagattttttaattaaaaggacaaaaaaaaattgatatcaaGACAAAgtccctgttcagacctggcataaACATGCTTCCtgttgtgatcggatcacaagtggacagctctaagtacggttgtgaacgcactcaatcagatccgatcgctcagaccacattcccATCCGCGGTCTGGGCtgcatatggccacattcttttagcagtgtgtacgcgaatgtgtcctactcaactgacgtcccgctgggatctgTGGGGTctcactgcgctcctcatgtgaatagacaggcagacgtgagcctcgcagcatggaaacggcttctgtgcaCTAGTCTACTGTGGCCTATCCTGTCGATACAACTGTAtttaaatatatcttatctattggcctcatatctacagactatcagactatgggaagtgcattattatcatactgtcggagatgtgtctgtgtttttgctgaTACCCATATGCccgctctctctcatccctggCTCTTTGAAactctgtaccccgctgttgcctggcaaagtgTCGGCGGCACGGAAGTCCCCGGGAACCGCcatacaataaccttttattttgatgttaattaaATGTACAccaattcacgaatatgtagaatattactactgacatttatgttcacAAAGTCTGtggtattagccatgtgtttactacgtgtttatttgcatataggacggggaagtgagatcacaagtggccactcaagacgcatgtggagacgcattctaataccaggtgtgaacaaatgtacttagagctgtccgcttgtgatcggatcactcaagacacatgttaatgccaggtctgaacatggCCAGAGGTGAAAGGAAGAAAAGTAGAAGTGACCTACCTGGAGAAGCGAGGAGTGGAGGGCGGGAACTCTTTAGAGAAGGCGGGGCTCCTCTATTGTTGTGAGGGCCCCTGGGGCCTGGGTGGTATAGAGGAGGGTGAAGGAGTAGGGGCCCACGAGGCACAGAGGGGCCACCGTAGAGGCCGTGTGAGGACCCTAGAGGTGGACCAGGAAGTCGATGCAATGACAGTAGCGGAGGAGGTTTGGTTTTGGGATAagagcctaaaaaaaaaaaaaaagaccgaagtctgaatgaaaaacatcaaaatgtacCACATCTGCATTGTACATACTGCACATGAAATGATAATAAgttatttattagggctgtcaaagttaatgtgatgataatgcgttaacgtaaatttgttttaacgcattcacgcaacttgtgatttgtagattgtagcgggctcattggcaccaaccatgtcatactagcttgtcacgaaggaggctataTAACTCTccaaattttggagaggaaaaactggcatgaccattttcgaaggggtcccttgacctctgacctcaagatatgtgaatgtaaatgggttctatgggtacccacgagtctcccctttacagacatgcccactttaggataatcacatgcagtttggggcaagtcatagtcaagtcagcacactgacacactgacagctgttgttacctgttgggcttgagtttgccatgttatgatttgagcatattttttatgttaaatgcagtacctgtgagggtttctggacaatatttgtcattgttttgtgttgttaattgatttccaattataaatatatatacatacatttgcataaagcaagcatttttacccactcccttgttgataagagtattaaatactcgacaaatctccctttaaggtacattttgaacacaaaattagtgattcatttgcgattattTGCGatttactatggacaatcgtgcgattaatcgcgattcaatattttaatcgaatgacagccctagtatgcacacatgcatgttatttatatacatgAGAAGGACAGAATATTAAAAACACCTCTCTCTATAATGCAGTCCAATCAAACACCACCACTAACGAAATGACTGCAGAACTGAATCAACACCCTTCTAACACTGTAAAGAAACTGAACACTGGAAGCTTTACTGTCTGCAAGACTCTTGTTATTGCATGAAAATACAACTTACATCTGTCTAAAAACAAAAGGAGTACaaagttagattttttttttttttcaaatatgttttttttgggtTCCTACATCCttaaacttttaagaaataaaaaaaaagacaagtggtCAACTCTGCAGTCTAACCTGGTGAAGGCAAGAGAGGAGCGGGTGGTAGGGGGTGGTTCATCATGAGCCCTCCGGCTGCAGACTGGGGTTGAGGGGGCCCAGGTGGAGTGGGCAGCAGAGGAGGCGGTTTCCCCAATCCGGGAGGTAACATCTTACCCCTGTCCCCCTCAGTGTGGGAGGCTGGAGACAGAGAAGACAGAAATAACAaaactcggtcaaaaccgagtatatggctggaccgtgtatggtcagtctgtgaatatGTGGCTAAATTgctacacaaatagtcagtggtaatgtctataatgttaaatccagcggtacatatCCACCAGGTCCGGTAAGGACACTAGGGCAATGCACTTGATTGGTCCCTGGgtttctgcttgccgtttcaaacaagaaaacaacatggcgacccgctcgtaaactttctgttattccgtctaaacaattcaccaaaatctacttctgaaaacattttaagcaagaaataggccatgccactgctgaatctggtttcatttgaGAACTagattgcctagtttgacagcttggtccaagtttcgtgagccggacgcgtcgcgctggacgggctcatttggaTTTCTCCCCTGCTTTCcataggaaatgaatggaaCGCATTGAAACGCGAGCCGTCgccggatctggtggaaatgccCCCATAAAGGAGCACTCTCACCAGTGAGTGGAATCGCTGATCCAGTCAAAAATCAAAGAACCACAGAACAGACAGGAAAAGTATGACCCACAGAGATGGAAAGAACAGATATGAAGATGAAGGTGGAGATCAGTAATTCTGACACAGCACCAGTCGCAGCTCTTTGAGGTACGACAGTTTAATCAGCATCCCACCTTGTGTGTGCTCCTGCCGGCAACGGACGTACTCTGAGATGGTTTCCAGCTCCTCGCCGTAGAGATGCACCCCGTCAGCTAACAGCAGGAGGAGCTGACGGGTTTCCGAGGGAACGGTGTGGCGCTCGATCTTTTCTCGATCCAGAAAGTCATCCAGCAGCTGCGACGCCTGTGCTGCGTTGTCCGCGGGGTCCTTTGGCGGGCGCTCTTTGACGCGTCTGCGACTGTACTCGGTTGCGACAAAGTCCATGGCCTGGTCTTTGGGCATGTTGCGATGGACTGGGGGGGAATTGGAATGTTACTGGTGAGGTGTCAGGGGACTGAAGGGCAAGAAAGAGGTGAAATAAGAAAAAGCCAAAAACCGTAAAAATAGTCAAACCATTGGGGTTCTTACAGGTCACTCGGGTCATACTGAAatctattttgttttaatgtgatGTTAGGGTCAGCAAATTCAACTGATAAATTGGTAGTTTGGTAGGTAGTACTTCTGAATAGGTATTGTTGAATGCAAGTTGAGGTTTGTTGGAAGAGGAGGGGCAATGAGGGGCATgcaatttgtgtgaaattgtgcaTTTATCAGTAACTTTAGTTTTGACTGCATTATGTTCCTGGATATAAATTATCTGATTTGTAAgcattgatattttttatatgtattcaGATACCAAAGCACAATGAATAAACTTTAGATGATTTGTGTATTTAATGATCCGGTGcaataaataattcatttagGATTTTTGCTTTAAGGACATTCATTAAATTGGattgattttgttttggtttccttTTTGTGTGAGCTACACAGAGTAGCATCATCGTGGAACAATTACATCCCTTTGCACAGTTTTGATGTTCTTGTTTTATATAATGCATATTCAAAATTTGTATTATGCAGATTTGTTTGTGCATGATGCGCTATTTAAAACGTTTTTGTG encodes the following:
- the si:ch211-216l23.2 gene encoding nuclear receptor coactivator 5, with translation MSSWVKSSAASRRSPANNNNPNGSAQQLRLFRRAAPYPSRDERSEELKDALDSYEELEQIKNYSGSVKYEGYKHQSNAKPAKPDGCTPADRRKALYQKFYRQVQEERKPADCVVLSVANRCLDYPKSLSQCLQERGLSVEMLYLQAESGLTRALQDVRADGSPLCILVEQTNVVLSSCTVIIFSESLKIHRNMPKDQAMDFVATEYSRRRVKERPPKDPADNAAQASQLLDDFLDREKIERHTVPSETRQLLLLLADGVHLYGEELETISEYVRCRQEHTQASHTEGDRGKMLPPGLGKPPPLLPTPPGPPQPQSAAGGLMMNHPLPPAPLLPSPGSYPKTKPPPLLSLHRLPGPPLGSSHGLYGGPSVPRGPLLLHPPLYHPGPRGPHNNRGAPPSLKSSRPPLLASPGAPLQRPGGPRH